A genome region from Rhinopithecus roxellana isolate Shanxi Qingling chromosome 10, ASM756505v1, whole genome shotgun sequence includes the following:
- the LOC115900065 gene encoding small ubiquitin-related modifier 1-like isoform X1, protein MSDQEAKPSTEGLGDKKEGEYIKLKVIGQDSSEIHFKVKMTTHLKKLKESYCQRQGVPVNSLRFLFEGQRIADNHTPKELGMEEEDVIEVYQEQTGVIQQFTYSFYFFFLFPQSFFIFKNISFVMWCSKRN, encoded by the coding sequence ATGTCTGACCAGGAGGCAAAACCTTCAACTGAGGGCTTGGGGGATAAGAAGGAAGGTGAATATATTAAACTCAAAGTCATTGGACAGGATAGCAGTGAGATTCACTTCAAAGTGAAAATGACAACACATCTCAAGAAACTCAAAGAATCATACTGTCAAAGACAGGGTGTTCCAGTGAATTCACTCAGGTTTCTCTTTGAGGGTCAGAGAATTGCTGATAATCATACTCCAAAAGAACTGGGAATGGAGGAAGAAGATGTGATTGAAGTATATCAGGAACAAACGGGGGTCATTCAACAGTTTacatattccttttattttttttttcttttccctcaatccttttttatttttaaaaatatttcttttgtaatgTGGTGTTCAAAACGGAATTGA
- the LOC115900065 gene encoding small ubiquitin-related modifier 1-like isoform X2, with amino-acid sequence MSDQEAKPSTEGLGDKKEGEYIKLKVIGQDSSEIHFKVKMTTHLKKLKESYCQRQELGMEEEDVIEVYQEQTGVIQQFTYSFYFFFLFPQSFFIFKNISFVMWCSKRN; translated from the exons ATGTCTGACCAGGAGGCAAAACCTTCAACTGAGGGCTTGGGGGATAAGAAGGAAGGTGAATATATTAAACTCAAAGTCATTGGACAGGATAGCAGTGAGATTCACTTCAAAGTGAAAATGACAACACATCTCAAGAAACTCAAAGAATCATACTGTCAAAGACAGG AACTGGGAATGGAGGAAGAAGATGTGATTGAAGTATATCAGGAACAAACGGGGGTCATTCAACAGTTTacatattccttttattttttttttcttttccctcaatccttttttatttttaaaaatatttcttttgtaatgTGGTGTTCAAAACGGAATTGA